In Pseudoclavibacter sp. Marseille-Q3772, the sequence CCTGCGCGTAATCAACGTAGTCCTGTCGCGGGTTGTCGTTGCGCGGCACGATCAGCACCATGATGAGTACCGCGAGCAGCGTTACGCCAACGGCCGCAATGAGGTTCTGGATCGTTTTGCGCGCGCGATACTTGCGTGAGTTCTCGGCGAGCCGAGCGGCTTTCTCTTCGGGGGTTTCGGGTCGACCGAGCTCTGCAACAACGGCGGGTTTGCGCGCCATTATTCGTCGGCCGCCTCATCCACGCGCTGTTCGCGAGCCTGCTCGAGACGCTCCCTGGCACCGCGCAACCACTGTTCGCATCGCGCAGCGAGCGCTTCGCCGCGCTCCCACAGTGCCAGGGAGTCTTCCAGCGGTAGCGAGCCTTCTTCGAGCTTCTGTACCACGAGGGCGAGCTCGTCGCGGGCAGCTTCAAAGCTGAGTTCGGCGACCGGGGTATCGCGAACGGTGGCCGAGTTCGGGGCGGGTTCGTTGGCAGGCATGCTGTCCATTCTAAGTTGTGGGGGAACGGAATACAGAGGGTTGTGGATTACTTAGTGGTCGCGTGGATGCGGCCATCGGTCACGCGAATGCTGAGCGCATCTCCGGTGCTGGTCTGTCCCGTTTCGGTGACGACCGCGCTACCGGATGCATCCACCCGCTCAACAATGGCGTAGCCGCGCTTGAGCGTGCCAAGTGGCGAGAGCGCATTGAGCCGGTGGGTGAGCGAGGCTACGCCGTCTTCTGCGTAGCGCAGGTGACGGTCGACGAGTTCCGCGCCGCGGGCAGCGAGCCGGCCGAGCTCATCGCCGTGCTGGTCGACGATGCGGACCGGGTTAGCGAGCACCGGGCGTGAGCGAAGCTGCTCGATACCACGCTGTTCGAGCATGATGCGTTCAGTGATACGGCGGCGGATGCGGGAGCGTGCCTGGTCGACGATGTCGAGTTGTTCGGCAACATCCGGGACGACGCGTTTTGCGGCATCGGTCGGGGTGGATGCGCGCAGATCGGCGACTTCGTCAAGCAGTGGACGGTCGGCTTCGTGGCCGATCGCGCTGACAATCGGAGTGCGCGCGGCCGCGGCAGTGCGCACCAGGGTCTCATCGCTGAACGGCAATAGGTGGAGGAAATCACCGCCGCCGCGGGCGATGATGATGACCTCAACATCCGGGTCGGTGTCGAGCACCTTGATTGCCTCGGTGACTTCGTTCGCTGCCGAATCACCCTGCACGCGGGTGTAAACAGTGCGGAACTCGACGGCCGGCCAGCGCAGTTCTGCATTGCGGCGGACATCCTTTTCAGCGTCCGATTCGCGGCCGGTGATCAGGCCGATGCAGCCGGGTAGGAAGGGGAGTCGCTGTTTGCGTTCGGCGTCAAAGAGCCCCTCAGCTGCGAGGGTGCGGCGGAGCCGTTCGAGCTGCTCGAGGAGGTTACCGAGCCCCGCGTGGCGCATATCGTAAACCTGCAGCGAGAGGGTTCCGCCCTTGACCCACACATCGGGTTTGGCCTGGATGATGACGCGATCGCCCTTGTTGAACTGTTCCTTGAGGCGTTCACGAACCGATCGCCACATCACGATCGATAGGGATGCATCCGCATTCAGGTCACGAATCTTGGCGTATGCGTGTCCGCCGCGGATGTCGAAACTGGTGAGCTCGCCTTCGATCCACGCGGTTCCCAGCTGTGCCACCCAATCGTGGATGGACTGGGCAATGAACTGTACCTGGAAGGGCTGTTCGGGGGAGGAGAATTGGCGTCCCATAAGTGGGCCTTTTCGTTTTCGGTTCGTACACTGGAGGGGTGAGTGGCCAAGCTGTGAATTTGTCGATGCCCCGTGTTCCTCGTGCTGCGGCGGTACTTGAAGACCGCCCGGTTGAGGGACACAAACGTGTGCTGTTGGCCGCACCACGAGGATACTGTGCGGGTGTTGACCGCGCCGTCGTGGCTGTGGAAAAGGCACTCGAACGCTATGGCGCCCCGGTGTACGTGCGCAAACAGATCGTGCACAACAAGCACGTTGTGTCCGAGCTTGAGGCGCGTGGCGCAATTTTTGTCGACGAGGTGGATGAGGTCCCAGAAGGTTCGCACCTGGTCTTCTCTGCACACGGCGTGTCACCGATGGTTAAGGAAGCCGCTGCCGAGCGCCAGCTGCAAGCGATTGATGCGACCTGCCCGCTGGTGACCAAAGTGCACCGCGAAGCCACGCGGTTTGCGAAGCAGAACCGTGAGATCTTGTTGATCGGGCACACCGGTCACGAAGAGGTCGAGGGTACTGCCGGGCACGGTGGCGATCGCGTCACGGTAGTGAATTCCCCCGAAGAAGCTGACACTGTCGTGGTTGAAGACCCCGACAACGTCGTGTGGCTTTCGCAGACGACGCTATCGGTTGACGAGACGATGGAGACCGTGAACCGGCTGCGTTCTCGCTTCCCGAACCTGCAGGATCCGCCGTCTGACGATATCTGTTACGCCACGCAGAACCGGCAGGTTGCGATCAAGAAGGTGGCTGCCGAGGCGGATCTGGTGATCGTGGTGGGCTCAGCGAACTCATCGAACTCAGTTCGCCTGGTTGAGGTTGCCCTGCAGCACGGGGCAAAGGCCGCGTACCGCATTGACTACACGGATGAGATCCAGCAGGAATGGCTTGATGGTGTGACAACGGTCGGCGTAACCTCGGGCGCTTCGGTTCCCGAGGTGCTGGTTCAGCAGACCCTTGAGACCCTGGCGAGTGCCGGC encodes:
- a CDS encoding 4-hydroxy-3-methylbut-2-enyl diphosphate reductase yields the protein MPRVPRAAAVLEDRPVEGHKRVLLAAPRGYCAGVDRAVVAVEKALERYGAPVYVRKQIVHNKHVVSELEARGAIFVDEVDEVPEGSHLVFSAHGVSPMVKEAAAERQLQAIDATCPLVTKVHREATRFAKQNREILLIGHTGHEEVEGTAGHGGDRVTVVNSPEEADTVVVEDPDNVVWLSQTTLSVDETMETVNRLRSRFPNLQDPPSDDICYATQNRQVAIKKVAAEADLVIVVGSANSSNSVRLVEVALQHGAKAAYRIDYTDEIQQEWLDGVTTVGVTSGASVPEVLVQQTLETLASAGYADVTEVETATEDLMFSLPKELRRDLGECDTGGARGGRGMGVRNKD
- the xseA gene encoding exodeoxyribonuclease VII large subunit, whose amino-acid sequence is MGRQFSSPEQPFQVQFIAQSIHDWVAQLGTAWIEGELTSFDIRGGHAYAKIRDLNADASLSIVMWRSVRERLKEQFNKGDRVIIQAKPDVWVKGGTLSLQVYDMRHAGLGNLLEQLERLRRTLAAEGLFDAERKQRLPFLPGCIGLITGRESDAEKDVRRNAELRWPAVEFRTVYTRVQGDSAANEVTEAIKVLDTDPDVEVIIIARGGGDFLHLLPFSDETLVRTAAAARTPIVSAIGHEADRPLLDEVADLRASTPTDAAKRVVPDVAEQLDIVDQARSRIRRRITERIMLEQRGIEQLRSRPVLANPVRIVDQHGDELGRLAARGAELVDRHLRYAEDGVASLTHRLNALSPLGTLKRGYAIVERVDASGSAVVTETGQTSTGDALSIRVTDGRIHATTK
- a CDS encoding exodeoxyribonuclease VII small subunit; translation: MPANEPAPNSATVRDTPVAELSFEAARDELALVVQKLEEGSLPLEDSLALWERGEALAARCEQWLRGARERLEQAREQRVDEAADE